One genomic region from Streptomyces venezuelae encodes:
- a CDS encoding FHA domain-containing protein, with product MGERPVAPAAPGLVLEIDGDATLMDPSRVYRIGRDPTSDVVLSDARASWHHAMLRAVGGHWDLTDEGSTNGTFANGLRVAGAREVGPGTVVRFGHPEDGPRAVLSAAPRARPPAPPPSPQEPPVPVPPPDVPPVPTRPVPEPPPPAPPLHEPPVPPRPAPEPPTAEPVGPVGPVEPVGSVEPVGSAEPAPPVPAPPLPVHPAPSSPGPSASAPAAVPAPPLPGPSAGALLRPPSVSHPAATGTFRAPTSVRPLPAHSIRIGRAPENDIVVADLVVSRRHAELRARPDGTYWIHDLGSHNGTFLNGRRVEEARVTPDDIVGIGHCAFCLIGGQLVEFTDDGEISLDVQALAVTVDHGRKTLLDEVSFPVGEKSLLAVVGPSGAGKSTLLNALTGQRPADRGNVLYDGRDLYRDYAELRQRIGLVPQDDILHLQLTVRRALGYAAELRFPEDTAPAERRARVDEVIRELGLVERAEQPIHSLSGGQRKRVSVALELLTKPSLLFLDEPTSGLDPGMDRSVMHMLRGLADDGRTVVVVTHSVLSLDVCDRLLVLAPGGRVAYYGPPADTLDFFGYTQWPEAFEAFENDRDRDWAGQYRASRFHRRYVADATARPFLPTGGSPDSGAAGQGGPAAGHAGRDIPVLGPPPKAQSWGSQLRTLVRRYAVALGADRTFLVIMIALPFVMGAMARALSEGRFTPESSLNVLLILCVGGVLTGAANAVRELVKERSIYRRERAVGLSRSAYLASKVVVLGTITIVQAVVLTLVALIGIPLNVPGGEGVLLPPLVEITLAVALLSFTAMMLGLLVSAVVRKEEVTMPLLVLLAIVQVVFCGALLTVSSTPVLAQLAWLVPSRWAFAAMGATIDIGTVAPNEKTDDPLMNHTVEAWLFDMGMLVVICLALGVVVARLLRRHEPVVMRR from the coding sequence ATGGGAGAGCGGCCCGTCGCGCCCGCCGCGCCCGGTCTGGTCCTCGAGATCGACGGGGACGCGACGCTCATGGACCCGAGTCGCGTCTATCGCATCGGGCGCGACCCCACCAGCGACGTCGTGCTCTCGGACGCACGGGCGTCCTGGCACCACGCGATGCTCCGCGCCGTCGGCGGCCACTGGGACCTGACGGACGAGGGCAGCACGAACGGCACCTTCGCGAACGGGCTGCGGGTGGCCGGGGCCCGGGAGGTCGGCCCCGGGACGGTCGTGCGGTTCGGGCATCCGGAGGACGGCCCGCGCGCGGTGCTCTCGGCCGCGCCCCGGGCCCGCCCGCCGGCGCCCCCGCCTTCGCCCCAGGAACCGCCGGTCCCGGTGCCCCCGCCCGACGTGCCGCCGGTCCCGACGCGGCCGGTCCCCGAGCCGCCTCCCCCCGCACCCCCGCTCCACGAACCGCCGGTGCCGCCGCGCCCCGCCCCGGAGCCGCCGACCGCCGAGCCGGTTGGGCCGGTCGGGCCGGTCGAGCCGGTTGGGTCCGTCGAGCCGGTTGGGTCCGCCGAGCCCGCGCCACCGGTGCCGGCGCCCCCGCTCCCCGTACACCCCGCCCCTTCGTCCCCCGGACCGTCCGCCTCCGCACCGGCGGCCGTCCCCGCACCGCCCCTCCCCGGGCCCTCCGCCGGCGCGCTGCTCCGCCCGCCCTCCGTCTCGCACCCCGCCGCCACCGGCACCTTCCGGGCGCCGACGTCCGTGCGGCCGCTGCCCGCCCACAGCATCCGGATCGGCCGGGCACCCGAGAACGACATCGTCGTCGCCGACCTCGTCGTCTCCCGCCGGCACGCCGAACTGCGCGCCCGGCCCGACGGCACGTACTGGATCCACGACCTCGGCAGCCACAACGGCACCTTCCTCAACGGCCGTCGCGTCGAAGAAGCGCGCGTGACGCCGGACGACATCGTCGGCATCGGACACTGCGCGTTCTGCCTGATCGGCGGGCAGCTCGTCGAGTTCACCGACGACGGCGAGATCTCCCTCGACGTCCAGGCACTCGCCGTCACCGTCGACCACGGCCGCAAGACCCTTCTCGACGAGGTGTCCTTCCCCGTGGGCGAGAAGAGCCTCCTCGCCGTCGTCGGACCGTCCGGTGCCGGGAAGTCCACGCTCCTCAACGCACTGACCGGCCAGCGGCCGGCCGACCGGGGCAACGTGCTCTACGACGGCCGTGACCTGTACCGGGACTACGCCGAACTGCGCCAGCGCATCGGGCTCGTCCCGCAGGACGACATCCTGCACCTCCAGCTCACCGTCCGCCGGGCCCTCGGCTACGCCGCCGAGCTGCGCTTCCCCGAGGACACCGCGCCCGCCGAGCGGCGGGCCAGGGTCGACGAGGTGATCCGCGAGCTCGGTCTCGTGGAGCGGGCGGAGCAGCCGATCCACAGTCTCTCCGGCGGCCAGCGCAAGCGGGTGAGCGTCGCCCTCGAACTGCTCACCAAGCCCTCGCTGCTCTTCCTCGACGAGCCGACGTCCGGCCTCGACCCGGGGATGGACCGGTCCGTGATGCACATGCTGCGCGGGCTCGCGGACGACGGGCGCACGGTCGTCGTCGTCACGCACAGCGTGCTCAGCCTGGACGTCTGCGACCGGCTCCTCGTCCTCGCCCCCGGCGGCCGGGTCGCCTACTACGGGCCGCCGGCCGACACCCTCGACTTCTTCGGCTACACGCAGTGGCCGGAGGCCTTCGAGGCCTTCGAGAACGACCGGGACCGCGACTGGGCAGGCCAGTACCGGGCCTCCCGTTTCCACCGCCGGTACGTCGCCGACGCGACGGCCCGACCCTTCCTGCCCACCGGCGGCTCCCCCGACTCCGGCGCGGCCGGGCAGGGCGGACCGGCGGCCGGGCATGCCGGGAGGGACATCCCCGTACTCGGCCCGCCGCCGAAGGCTCAGAGCTGGGGCTCCCAGCTGCGGACCCTGGTCCGGCGGTACGCCGTCGCGCTCGGCGCCGACCGGACCTTCCTCGTGATCATGATCGCGCTGCCGTTCGTGATGGGCGCGATGGCCCGCGCGCTGTCGGAGGGCCGGTTCACCCCGGAGTCGTCCCTGAACGTCCTGCTCATCCTCTGTGTGGGCGGGGTCCTCACCGGCGCGGCGAACGCCGTGCGCGAGCTGGTCAAGGAACGCTCGATCTACCGCCGCGAGAGAGCCGTCGGCCTGTCCCGCTCGGCGTACCTCGCCTCCAAAGTGGTGGTCCTCGGCACGATCACGATCGTGCAGGCGGTGGTCCTGACCCTGGTGGCGCTGATCGGCATCCCGCTGAACGTGCCCGGCGGCGAGGGGGTCCTGCTGCCGCCGCTCGTCGAGATCACCCTCGCCGTCGCGCTCCTCTCCTTCACCGCGATGATGCTCGGCCTCCTCGTGTCGGCCGTGGTCCGCAAGGAGGAGGTGACGATGCCGCTGCTCGTCCTCCTCGCCATCGTGCAGGTGGTGTTCTGCGGCGCGCTGCTCACCGTGAGCAGTACGCCGGTCCTGGCGCAGCTGGCCTGGCTGGTGCCCTCGCGCTGGGCGTTCGCCGCCATGGGCGCGACCATCGACATCGGGACGGTCGCGCCGAACGAGAAGACCGACGATCCGCTGATGAACCACACCGTGGAGGCCTGGCTGTTCGACATGGGCATGCTGGTCGTGATCTGTCTCGCCCTCGGCGTGGTCGTGGCGCGCCTGCTGCGCCGCCACGAGCCTGTCGTGATGCGCAGGTAG
- a CDS encoding PHP domain-containing protein, with translation MDPVAALNRIAFLLERAQAPGYRARAFRTAAAAVGALPEGEAARRAAAGTLESVKGIGPKTAAVVREALDGRVPEYLAVLEGELEESLRSDGPAVGGEALRAALRGDCHLHSDWSDGGATIEDMGRAAAALGHEWAVLTDHSPRLTVARGLSPERLREQLDVVARLNEEWAPFRLLTGIECDILDDGSLDQEPELLDRLDLVVGSVHSKLRMDAKAMTRRLERAVRNPLMDVLGHCTGRLVAGGRLRPESEFDAERVFAACAGSDTAVEINSRPERLDPPRRLLRLAVAAGTYFAVDTDAHAPGQLEWQILGCARAEECGVPEERVINTWPADRLSQWARS, from the coding sequence GTGGATCCCGTGGCCGCGCTGAACCGGATCGCGTTCCTGCTGGAGCGCGCTCAGGCGCCGGGCTATCGGGCGCGGGCGTTCCGTACGGCCGCGGCTGCCGTGGGCGCCCTGCCGGAGGGCGAGGCGGCCCGGCGCGCGGCGGCGGGCACCCTGGAGTCGGTGAAGGGGATCGGGCCGAAGACGGCGGCGGTGGTGCGCGAGGCGCTCGACGGCCGGGTCCCCGAGTACCTGGCGGTCCTTGAGGGAGAGCTGGAGGAGTCCCTGCGGTCCGACGGTCCGGCGGTCGGGGGCGAGGCGCTGCGGGCGGCGCTGCGCGGCGACTGCCACCTCCATTCGGACTGGTCCGACGGTGGCGCCACGATCGAGGACATGGGGCGGGCGGCGGCGGCTCTCGGCCACGAGTGGGCGGTGCTCACCGACCATTCGCCCCGGCTCACGGTGGCGCGTGGCCTGTCGCCGGAGCGGCTGCGGGAGCAACTGGACGTGGTGGCGCGGCTGAACGAGGAGTGGGCGCCCTTCCGGCTGCTCACGGGGATCGAGTGCGACATCCTGGACGACGGTTCGCTCGACCAGGAGCCGGAGCTGCTCGACCGTCTGGACCTGGTGGTCGGTTCGGTCCACTCGAAGCTCCGGATGGACGCGAAGGCGATGACCCGCCGTCTCGAACGGGCCGTCCGCAACCCGCTGATGGACGTCCTCGGGCACTGCACGGGCCGTCTGGTGGCGGGCGGGCGGCTGCGGCCGGAGTCGGAGTTCGACGCGGAGCGGGTGTTCGCCGCGTGCGCCGGGTCGGACACGGCCGTCGAGATCAACAGCCGCCCGGAACGGCTCGATCCGCCGCGGCGGCTGCTGCGGCTCGCGGTGGCGGCGGGCACGTACTTCGCGGTGGACACGGACGCCCACGCGCCCGGGCAGCTGGAGTGGCAGATCCTCGGCTGCGCGCGGGCCGAGGAGTGCGGAGTGCCGGAGGAGCGGGTGATCAACACCTGGCCGGCGGACCGTCTGTCGCAGTGGGCACGGTCCTGA
- a CDS encoding TetR/AcrR family transcriptional regulator, protein MPKGVTRRRPRTRAALLKAALEAFAEHGFHATTIEQVCERAGYTRGAYYSNFASKEELFLALFDEHSDRTVRRLADAIDALTAEEYTLTRLAELAARIEPDERDWYLVTTEFTLHAIRDRQAAWVLARHDERLRAEIARGLTLVLRRAGRELTVDADRFARLIVALREGGLAQSYVEPEALPPGSLEREFLGPLLEVSTRELPAPEGQPNRSGSEAVI, encoded by the coding sequence GTGCCGAAAGGTGTCACCAGGCGGCGGCCCCGCACGCGCGCGGCGCTGCTGAAGGCCGCCCTGGAGGCCTTCGCCGAGCACGGTTTCCACGCGACGACGATCGAGCAGGTCTGCGAACGCGCGGGCTACACGCGGGGCGCGTACTACTCGAACTTCGCCAGCAAGGAGGAGCTCTTCCTCGCGCTCTTCGACGAGCACAGCGACCGGACCGTACGGCGGCTCGCCGACGCGATCGACGCGCTGACCGCCGAGGAGTACACGTTGACGCGGCTGGCCGAGCTCGCCGCCCGCATCGAGCCGGACGAGCGTGACTGGTACCTGGTCACCACGGAGTTCACCCTGCACGCGATCCGCGACCGGCAGGCCGCCTGGGTGCTCGCCCGCCACGACGAGCGGCTGCGCGCCGAGATCGCCCGCGGCCTCACGCTCGTCCTGCGCCGGGCGGGGCGTGAGCTGACCGTGGACGCGGACCGGTTCGCCCGGCTGATCGTCGCCCTGCGCGAGGGCGGACTCGCGCAGAGCTACGTCGAGCCGGAGGCGCTGCCGCCCGGCAGCCTGGAGCGTGAGTTCCTCGGCCCGCTCCTGGAGGTGTCGACCCGGGAACTCCCCGCTCCCGAAGGTCAGCCGAACAGGTCCGGGTCGGAAGCGGTGATCTGA
- a CDS encoding class II aldolase/adducin family protein, with translation MSTVPPALAAAVGPLPDGVVLPLPPTFDTVEEERRYRKEQLAAGFRIFGRFGFSEGVAGHITVRDPGDPNAFWVNPFGVSFGRIKASDLILVDHEGTVIEGRSPVNRAAFVIHSRVHAARPDAVAAAHAHSLHGKAFSSLGIPLDPITQDACAFFEDHGIYDDYRGVVNETEEGERVAKALGGHKAVILKNHGLLTVGHSVAEAVWWFVTMERSCQAQLLAMAAGTPQLIDRETALLTRGQLGSHLAGWFQARPLWDQITASDPDLFG, from the coding sequence ATGAGCACCGTGCCGCCCGCTCTCGCCGCCGCTGTCGGGCCGCTGCCCGACGGGGTCGTCCTGCCGCTGCCGCCCACCTTCGACACCGTCGAGGAGGAGCGCCGGTACCGCAAGGAGCAGCTCGCCGCCGGATTCCGGATCTTCGGCCGGTTCGGGTTCTCCGAAGGGGTCGCCGGGCACATCACCGTCCGCGACCCCGGTGACCCGAACGCCTTCTGGGTCAACCCGTTCGGCGTGAGCTTCGGCCGGATCAAGGCCTCGGACCTGATCCTGGTGGACCACGAGGGGACCGTCATCGAAGGCCGCAGCCCCGTGAACCGGGCCGCGTTCGTCATCCACTCGCGCGTCCACGCCGCCCGGCCGGACGCCGTCGCCGCCGCGCACGCGCACTCCCTGCACGGCAAGGCGTTCTCCAGCCTCGGCATCCCGCTGGACCCGATCACCCAGGACGCGTGCGCCTTCTTCGAGGACCACGGGATCTACGACGACTACCGGGGCGTGGTCAACGAGACCGAGGAGGGCGAGCGGGTCGCGAAGGCCCTCGGCGGGCACAAGGCCGTCATCCTCAAGAACCACGGGCTCCTCACCGTCGGCCACTCCGTCGCCGAGGCCGTGTGGTGGTTCGTCACCATGGAGCGGTCCTGCCAGGCGCAGCTCCTCGCGATGGCGGCGGGCACCCCGCAGCTGATCGACCGGGAGACGGCGCTCCTCACCCGTGGCCAGCTGGGCAGTCACCTCGCGGGCTGGTTCCAGGCGCGCCCCCTGTGGGATCAGATCACCGCTTCCGACCCGGACCTGTTCGGCTGA
- a CDS encoding NADP-dependent succinic semialdehyde dehydrogenase, whose amino-acid sequence MGIATVNPATGATLRTYEAHGPEEVERRIAAAHEAYRQYRTTSFAERARLLRAAATLLDEDTDDIAHTMTVEMGKPIAAARAEAGKCAKAMRWYAHNAEKLLADEHPAESDVQDSGADRARVHYRPLGPILAVMPWNFPLWQVIRFAAPALMAGNTGLLKHASNVPQTALYLGDLFRRAGFPEGCFQTLLIGSGDVERVLRDPRVVAATLTGSEPAGRAVAAVAGDEVKKTVLELGGSDPFIVMPSADIVAAVKTAVTARVQNNGQSCIAAKRFIVHQNVYDDFSERFTAAMNALTVGDPLDESTDVGPLATEQGRTDLEELVDDAVRRGAAALCGGRRPEDPELANGWYYRPTVLVGITPEMRIHHEEAFGPVATVYPVRDIDEAVTVANDSPFGLSSNVWTRSQEDIAFFVRDLEAGGVFVNGMTASHPALPFGGIKRSGYGRELSGHGIREFCNATTVWQRA is encoded by the coding sequence ATGGGCATCGCCACGGTGAACCCCGCGACGGGCGCGACGCTGCGTACCTACGAGGCCCACGGGCCGGAGGAGGTCGAGCGGCGCATCGCCGCCGCACACGAGGCGTACCGCCAGTACCGCACCACCTCCTTCGCCGAGCGCGCCCGCCTCCTGCGCGCCGCGGCCACGCTCCTCGACGAGGACACCGACGACATCGCGCACACCATGACCGTCGAGATGGGCAAGCCGATCGCCGCCGCCCGCGCGGAGGCCGGCAAGTGCGCCAAGGCCATGCGCTGGTACGCCCACAACGCCGAGAAGCTCCTCGCCGACGAGCACCCCGCGGAGAGCGACGTCCAGGACTCCGGCGCGGACAGGGCCCGCGTGCACTACCGGCCCCTCGGCCCGATCCTCGCGGTCATGCCGTGGAACTTCCCGCTCTGGCAGGTGATCCGCTTCGCCGCGCCCGCGCTCATGGCGGGCAACACCGGCCTCCTGAAGCACGCCTCCAACGTGCCGCAGACCGCGCTCTACCTGGGCGACCTCTTCCGGCGCGCCGGATTCCCCGAGGGCTGCTTCCAGACCCTCCTCATCGGCTCGGGCGACGTCGAGCGCGTCCTGCGGGACCCCAGGGTCGTCGCCGCCACCCTCACCGGCAGTGAACCCGCCGGCCGGGCCGTGGCCGCCGTCGCGGGGGACGAGGTGAAGAAGACCGTCCTGGAACTCGGCGGCAGCGACCCGTTCATCGTCATGCCGTCCGCGGACATCGTCGCGGCGGTGAAGACGGCCGTCACCGCGCGCGTCCAGAACAACGGCCAGTCCTGCATCGCCGCCAAGCGGTTCATCGTCCACCAGAACGTGTACGACGACTTCTCCGAGCGCTTCACTGCCGCCATGAACGCCCTCACCGTCGGCGATCCCCTCGACGAGTCCACCGACGTCGGCCCCCTCGCCACCGAGCAGGGCAGGACCGACCTGGAGGAACTCGTCGACGACGCGGTACGGCGGGGTGCCGCCGCCCTGTGCGGCGGCCGGCGCCCCGAGGACCCGGAGCTCGCGAACGGCTGGTACTACCGGCCCACCGTGCTCGTCGGCATCACCCCGGAGATGCGGATCCACCACGAGGAGGCCTTCGGGCCGGTCGCCACCGTCTACCCGGTCCGCGACATCGACGAGGCCGTGACCGTGGCCAACGACTCCCCGTTCGGACTCAGTTCGAACGTGTGGACCCGCTCTCAGGAGGACATCGCCTTCTTCGTCCGCGACCTGGAGGCCGGGGGCGTCTTCGTCAACGGCATGACGGCCTCGCACCCCGCCCTGCCCTTCGGCGGGATCAAGCGCTCCGGATACGGCCGCGAGCTGTCCGGCCACGGCATCCGCGAGTTCTGCAACGCGACGACGGTCTGGCAGCGCGCCTGA